A single region of the Salvia miltiorrhiza cultivar Shanhuang (shh) chromosome 8, IMPLAD_Smil_shh, whole genome shotgun sequence genome encodes:
- the LOC130997944 gene encoding heat stress transcription factor A-3-like — protein sequence MKSILHFWGFRKIDTDKWEFTNGGFVRGQRHLLKTIQRRKSHNPQQQLEGSSNALEGDIKELRRERRLMTEEVMGLQHEQRCTVQHMGVVEEKLEAAETRHKQMISFLATMLHSQTIPSSSRTMRRFVKHQPQLCNSDPPSLDAQDLILYTADKGDSVAMNPADQRPISSPQNVVVENGVPGFLTAEDAGLEAGHPWEGYVSDYDAPHLGVGGEFLDVSEIGSMQLQGSSGIKNWLDEESPVNYIYMDPSIK from the exons ATGAAAAGCATTCTACACTTCTGG GGATTTCGCAAAATAGACACGGATAAATGGGAGTTCACAAATGGAGGATTTGTACGAGGGCAGAGGCATCTACTGAAAACAATACAAAGACGGAAATCACACAATCCACAGCAGCAGCTTGAGGGATCATCTAATGCATTGGAAGGTGACATTAAAGagttgaggagagagagaaggttgATGACGGAGGAGGTGATGGGATTGCAGCACGAGCAGCGTTGTACGGTTCAGCACATGGGAGTGGTGGAGGAGAAGCTCGAGGCAGCAGAGACGAGACACAAGCAGATGATCTCATTCTTGGCTACAATGCTCCACTCCCAGACCATTCCTTCCTCCTCTAGAACCATGAGAAGATTCGTGAAACATCAGCCCCAGCTCTGCAATTCTGATCCACCATCACTAGATGCACAGGATTTGATCCTTTATACTGCAGACAAGGGTGACTCGGTAGCGATGAATCCTGCAGACCAGCGTCCCATCTCTTCTCCGCAGAATGTGGTGGTGGAGAATGGTGTTCCTGGATTCTTGACAGCAGAAGACGCGGGTTTGGAAGCTGGTCATCCATGGGAAGGTTATGTTAGCGATTACGACGCCCCGCATTTAGGGGTCGGGGGTGAGTTTTTAGATGTTTCGGAAATAGGGTCGATGCAGCTTCAAGGAAGTTCGGGCATCAAGAATTGGCTGGATGAAGAATCCCctgttaattatatatacatgGATCCTAGTATTAAATAA